TACTCAGAAAAAGCAGCCTTCGCCAGTGTACGCATGACACTAGGGCGAGATACCACCGCAGCCGATGTAGATTGGGTAGCGATGGTGTTCAAGCAGGTTTTGCAGCGACTATCACCTGTAGAATTGGTTGTGATTAGTTAGTGGTTATTGGTTGGTGGTTATTGGTTAGTGGGTAGAGACGCGAGGAACATCGCGTCTGTACATTAGTGGTTAGTGGTTATTGGTTAAAGATTTAGATAAACTACTATCTACTATCTACTAACTACTAACTACTAACTACTATCTACTATCTACTAACAATTTCATTCCAAAATTTTTTAAGATGGCTGAACTACCAAACTCTTTAGAAGATGCGATCGCCCAAGCGCGTATAGCTACCCAAGCCGCGATTGCAGATGGCTATACTCGGTTACAAGTTGAGTTGTTGTTTCCAGAATTGAAATTGATGGAGGTAGCCCAGCAATTTCTGCCCATGTTTGCACAATACAACGACAAACTCAAAGTTTTCTTTGCAGATGCGGGTGGTGCTGGTCTTGCCCGTCGCGACTGGACAGATGTACCATTTAAAATCACCGATATCGGTACTGGTAGGGCTGCCTCTATTGACTCAAAAGTTCAACCAGAAGATGAAATTTTCTTGTTTATCGCCCCTGGTTCCCCAGAAGTGCCACAATTAGAAAAAATTTGTGCGGTAATAGGCGATCGCCCCTTAGTAATGCTAAATCCTTTTCTGGAAGATGCCGGCAAGATAGGTATTGGTTACGCTGCTAGGCAAACCCGTATCCGTTTTCTTAGCACAATAGAATCTTGTTACTACTTGCGTTCTGTATATCCAGATGTCGCATTATTTCGTTGTTATCCTGGATTATGGGAAATTTTGGTAGAAAATAACGGAGAGTATCAAAAAATCGCACAATTACCACAAAAACCCTCCGGCGACGACTTAGACATGATTCTTGCTAAAGGACAAGCCGCAACAGCAACAGCACAAGGAGAAACTACCGCAGCAGTACCAGGGAAAAAGCCAAGTGTGTTTAGGGGTTTGCAGAGGTTCATCAAAGCACTAAGGAATTAGAACTTCGCAAATTTTCTAGATCCCTGATTTGTTAATAAGTCGGGGATTTGTGTTTTTAAAAGGGAACAAGGAATAGGGATAGAGGTAATATCAGCCTTCTGTTTTACTCTATTCTAATAGTGATCGCATTGTTATAACTATTACTATTTAAGCTATGCTCTACCATAAAAGATATAGCTCATTCAAACTTTAACTGAGAGCAAATATGAAAATCTCAGAGCTAATTATAGCTGCTGTTACTGGTCTATTTATGTTAGATTTACCTGCCACAGCAGCCGAGTATCAGGGGAAAAATATAGATAACAAAAAGATAGACGCCAAAGCTTACTATTACGCAACAGGTGGAGTTTACGACGTTCAGGTAAGCTTCAAACAGAATCGAGCCACAATCTATTTTAATGGTGGATACCAAACAACTATTCAGTTAAAGCAGCCGGATATAACTGATCCAAACGAGATTGAAGGCTTTGGCAAATTAGGGCAGATTCCTCTAAGTGATACGTTTAGTATTGGGTTGGAATATGACAGTGATTTAGTTGGTGATCGTCAAATATTATCCTCACCTCTAGAAGGCTTTTGGAAAATCAGCTTAGACACATCAAAGTTAAAAAACTTGATCAACAAGTGACAAGTTTCAAAAGGATCTCAGTCAGTGATCACTTAACAGTGATCAGTAAGCATCCTCATAATCAAATGTCGCGACTGTGGTCATTGCTATAATTTTCATCAAATGTAAATTACCTCTCATCTTTTACTACCAGCCTCTCCAACTCCGAAACTACCCGTTCTAATTCTGCAAAAATTGGACTAGAACCAGTTTGGTAAAAAGCAGTTACCAATGCCCGATAATACCAAAGCGTACCTGCTTTGCCTCCTTGAAATCGTTGCCAAAGCGATGCGCCCAAAATCCGATAATCTTTAAGAATTGATTGGGCATTGTGCAGTTTATCAGCCGCACTCACAAGTAACACAGAAGAGGAAGCAGTAGGAATATGAGCAATGTATGCTTCTTTACGTTCTCGCCACGGAGGTTTAGGTGTAGTATCGGCGTCAGTGCAACCATTGACAATTGCAGTTACATTATCGCCAAAGCGACGGCGAATTTCTTCCCGTGTAGCAGCACCGCCTTGATCCTCGACTGCATCATGCAAAAGTGCAGCGATCGCTTCATCTTCATTTGCCCCATATTCTAAGGCAATACTAGCAACACCCAACAAATGAGCAATATAGGGAACACCTGAACCTTTGCGAACCTGGTTCGCGTGCAGTTGGGTAGCGTAGGTAAGGGCTTGGGTAAAGCGTTCTGATAACATTATTCAATTGTACCAATGCGATCTAAGGGGAAAAATCTTTTATAACCAGCTTACGACTTAAATTTTGATCAAAAAGCAACTTCAAGTAGCACCTACCGAAGCAACTAAACGATGTTCGCGATCAGCAGCAAATTCTAGACAGGCTCTAATATCCTTTTGTGTCAACTCAGGAAAATCTTCTAAAATTTCTGCATGAGACATACCCACTGCTAACCAACCTAGAACATCATATACAGTAATCCGCATCCGCCGAATACAAGGCTTACCACCTCGCTTGTCTGGCTCAATCGTAATAATATCGCGATAGCTCATAGTTGCTTATAAACTACGTAATACCTCTCCAAGTCTAGAGTAGCTTAAGACTAAAACTGTAAAGGCTGCATGAAAATAGGAATGAAGAGTACTGAAGTCCTCACTACGAACGCACTGACCACATACTAGGCTTACTAGCCGAAAGCTTTTTCGTTGCCTTGGAATAATTTAGATTACGATAGAATTGTAGAATTGTTAAGGCTTATTTACAGAATCTGTATTTTCCCTCAAATTCTGTTAAAGCAGTCCACCACTATATATAAACTGTAACCCCTTTTAAAGTACTGGAACGCGCTTATTATGACGCTCCCAATCCGTAACGTCGCTATTATCGCCCACGTAGATCACGGCAAAACAACCCTCGTTGATGCTCTTCTCAAACAATCCGGCATTTTCCGTGAAGGGGAAGACGTTCCGGACTGCGTCATGGACTCCAATGCCCTGGAAAGGGAACGAGGCATTACTATTCTTTCTAAGAATACTGCTGTTAAATACAAAGAAACGCTGATCAATATTGTTGACACTCCCGGACACGCTGATTTTGGCGGCGAAGTGGAACGGGTTCTTGGGATGGTTGATGGTTGCATCCTAATTGTAGATGCCAATGAAGGCCCCATGCCCCAAACCCGCTTTGTGTTGAAGAAAGCCTTAGAAAAGGGACTCCGCCCGATTGTCGTCGTCAACAAAATTGATCGCCCGCAAGCTGATCCCTATGGTGCAATTGATAAAGTCTTAGACCTGTTCCTAGAACTAGGTGCAGACGAAGATCAATGTGATTTCCCCTATTTGTTCGCCTCTGGTTTAAGTGGCTATGCCAAAAATGACTTGGATGACGAACCTAAGGACATGCAGCCCCTGTTTGATGCTATTCTTCGTCATGTTCCACCACCAGTAGGGGATGTCAACAAGCCATTACAATTGCAAGTCACCACCCTAGATTATTCTGAATATCTGGGACGGATTGTGATCGGTAGAATTCACAACGGTACAATCCGCATGGGACAGCAGGCCGCCTTAGTTACAGAAAGTGGAAATATTGTCAAGGGCAAAATCACGAAATTGATGGGCTTTGAAGGCTTGAAGCGGGTAGAAATGGAAGAAGCCTCTGCTGGTTATATTGTGGCAGTGGCTGGTTTTGCCGATGCGAATATTGGTGAAACAATCACTGATCCTAACGAACCCCAGGCTTTACCACTGATCAAAGTCGATGAACCAACATTACAAATGACCTTTTGGGTGAATGATTCACCCTTCGCAGGTCAAGAAGGTAAGTTGGTAACTTCTCGACAAGTGCGCGATCGCCTTTTCCGCGAATTAGAAACTAACGTCGCCCTCCGCGTCGAAGAAACCGACTCTCCTGATAAATTCCTGGTTTCCGGTCGTGGTGAGTTACACCTGGGTATCTTGATTGAAACCATGCGCCGTGAAGGCTACGAATTCCAAGTATCTCAGCCACAGGTAATTTACCGCGAAGTTAACGGTCAACCTTGTGAACCTTACGAACTTCTAGTACTGGACGTTCCCGAAGATGGTGTTGGTAGCTGTATTGAACGCCTTGGACAACGTCGCGGTGAAATGCAAGATATGCAAGTTGGTGGTAATGGACGCACCCAACTAGAGTTTGTCATTCCCGCGCGTGGTTTAATCGGATTTCGGGGTGAATTCATGCGGATGACACGGGGCGAAGGGATTATGAACCACAGTTTCCTTGATTACCGCCCCCTCAGTGGAGATATTGAAGCCCGTAATAAAGGTGTACTGATTGCTTTTGAAGAAGGTGTTTCCACCTTCTATGCAATGAAGAACGCCGAAGATAGAGGTGTATTCTTTATTACTCCCGGCACAAAAGTCTATAAGGGTATGATTGTCGGTGAACACAATCGTCCCCAAGACTTAGAATTAAATGTCTGCAAAACTAAGCAGCTTACCAACCACCGCGCTGCTAGTGGTGATGAGTTAGTACAGTTGCAAGCACCAGTAGAAATGAGTCTTGAGCGTGCTTTGGAATACATCGGTCCAGATGAATTGGTGGAAGTTACACCCAAATCAATTCGTTTGCGGAAGATGGCGAAGAAGTTGGCAAAACGTTAATTAACAATAGATTATCTGTAGAGATGTGCCAATGGCACGTCTCTATTTTTTTGTCTGGTCATAATTTGTACAATGACAAATACAAGCTGTGCGACTGAAGATATTGAGGAAAATTACAATGGTACAAACACCTCGGATCAACCAACAACTTTTTATGATTAACCAGAGGTACAATTACCAGTACCAGAATTTGCCAAAGATTTTTGTTTGACTGTGGAAAATCTATTCAGTTGGTTACGAGACTGAGGAATTTATCTGGGACGATCGCACCAACACCCTAAAGTAGTAAATTTGTAAAAATAGAAAAGACATACAAACCTTGACTGCAACTCAAATGCTGAGCCAGACAACAACGCGACGCTTTACACTAGACGAGTACCATCGTTTAATTGAACTAGGTTTTTTCCACGAAGACGAACGTGTCGAACTCATTCGCGGTGAACTAGTACAGATGGTAGCCAAAGGAACAGCACACACAACCTGTTGCAGTAATTTAATTCGAGAACTAGCACAATTAGTCGCTGGTAAAGCTGAGTTACGATGCCAAGATCCTATAACTCTACCATCAGACAGTGAACCCGAACCCGATTTTGCCATAGTTCGTTCCACTCCCGATAATTACTTATCTGCACACCCCACACCTGCAGATATTTTTCTAGTCATTGAGATTGCAGATTCGTCTTTAGATTATGATCGCGATGTTAAGATGCCTTTGTATGCCGAGGCTGAAATTTCTCACTACTGGATATTTAATGTAGTTACTAATCAATTAGAAGCTTACAGCGAACCTTATAAAGATTCTCAAAATAATTTTGGCTACCGCTTCAAACGCATATTTTTAGCGAATCAATCAGTTGAATTATCTATAGCCTCACCTCCATTGCTGGATTTATCTGCTGTTTTTCCTCACAAAATTTCTTAATTTACAGTACTAGGGAAGTCGAAGTAATATATTTTTTAACGCAGAGGAACGCGGAGTTAGCGCGGAGGTACGCAGAGTTTTTGGACTCATATGTTGAGTATAGGATTTACGCACACTCTAAGAATCCTTTGCGATTTTTGCGTACGTCCTGTTATCTTGGAAAAAAGTCAGAATAACCTAAATTCCGTCGAGTTGAATGAGATGGGTTAATCCCATCATTGCGGGCGCGACGCCGCAAGTCACCAATATCGGGGGAGACACTCAGCGCGTCTTCAATGGTAATTTGACCAGATAGCATCAACTTGCAAAGGGCTTGATTCATGATTTGCATCCCTTCGTTGGTACTATTTTCCATTAGTTGCAAGGCTTCTATTTCCTCACCTTTGAGGAGAAAATCTTGCATAGTGGGCGTATTAATTAAAATTTCCATTGCTGCTGTATTCTTTCCATCGGTTGTGGGTAACAAAATTTGAGCAATCACAGCAACTAAGGAATCAATAATTTGCACTTTTGCTGCTGCTTGTTCATCAGGTTTATAAATATTGAGTAAGCGATTAATCGCCGCGATCGCATTTTTGGTATGTAAAGTTCCGATCACTAAATGACCTGTTTGTGCAGCTTTGATTGCAGTATCTACTGTAATGCGATCGCGCATTTCTCCAATCAAAATTACATCTGGATCTTCACGCAAAGCTGAACGCAAAGCCTGGTGCAATTCCTGGGTATGTAATCCCACTTCTCGCTGACTAATTAAACTTTTTTGGGAAGAGTGAATATATTCAATCGGGTCTTCAATGGTAATAATATGTTTTTTTGTGGTTTCATTTAAATGGCGAATCATCGCCGCTTGAGTAGTAGATTTGCCTGCACCTGTTGCACCAGTAACTAATATTAAGCCTTGTTTTTTATGAATAATTTTTTGAGGATAGGCGGCAAACCTAAACTATCAATTGCAGGAACTTCGAGTGTAACGAGCCTTAATACAATTGCCCCACCTGTCAAGGTTTCAAAACAGTTGACACGACAGCGCAAAAATCCAGGATAATAAATCGCTGTATCTAATTCCTTGGTTTCTGCAAATTTTTGGCGTTGAGATTGAGTGAGAATTTCTGATAAATAAGCTTCAAAAATTTCTGATGTCACTATTGCTTCTGACTGATAAGTTACCATTTCGCCTCGAATCCGTAATCGTGGTATTTCACCAACACGAATATGAATATCAGAGGCTTTTTGTGTATAGGCATCACGCACTATCTTCTCAAGAGAAATAGCATTTTTATGGATTTTTCCTATTCTTTCTAACAAAGCTTTATTGGGTGGTGGCGGTAGTGGTAAATGCGAAAGCTTAGAATTCACCATTGGAGCAGTGGTTTCATTATTCATTTACTATATCCTTTAGTAAAAACAAATTACAGATAAATTTCAAAGCAACGGTTTAACTAAACTTTAAAAATATACAAATTAAAACTTGAACTTTCTTAGATTGTAAATCTAATCAGTTAATCTACTTATTGAAATAATTAACTTCATCAACTCTTCAGAAAAACGCGTAGGTATTATGAATTTCAGACATTGATAGGTTAAGTTATTTGTTGATATTGTCCAATTACCATTACCGATCAACAATGAAAATTATTAAACCTATTACTAATTGGTTAGAAATCCGTGCTTCTACTCCTGCATACAGTGGTTGGGTATTGACAGGAATCGCTATTTGCTTTTTTGGGGCTGCGATTAATACAATGGCTGGCTGGCTTTATGCGATTAGTGGGATTAGTTTTGCCTTACTTGGTATAGCTGCTGTCTTACCACCGCGATCGCTCTTTCATTTAGTAGTTAAGCGCCATCCAATTTCACCAGTCACAGCTGGAAACGATCTAAAGGTTGAATTGGATATTATCAATCCTACAAAGAAGCCAGTTAACTTGCTGCAAGTTGCAGATGTGCTACCCTTCATCTTGGGAAAACCACAACAGCAAGCCATAGAAACTATCCTGCCTCAGAACACTTACCGTTGGATGTACTATTACCCTACCCAACGCCGGGGTATTTATCGCTGGGAGACTGTTGAACTAGCTAGTGGTGCGCCTTTAGGGCTGTTTTGGTGTCGTCGCCAGCGTGAATGTACAGCGAGGGTCATAGTCTATCCCCCAGTGTTAAACCTTGTCAGTTGTCCTTTGATAGATAGAATTGGGCAAGAAGACAGTCGCAGAGGCGATCCTCGTGGTCTACCTTTGCAGACAGCCAACGAAGGACTGGTGCGATCGCTACGTCCTTACCGCATAGGTGATCCCATGCGTCTAATTCACTGGCGTACTAGCGCTCGTTACGGGGAATTGCGGTTACGAGAGTTAGAATTTATTACTGCGGCACAAAAGACAGTTATTGCCCTTGATAGCAGTACTAAATGGGAAGAATCAAGTTTTGAACAAGCAGTAATTGCCGCAGCTTCACTGTATGTTTACGCACAAAAACAGCAAATACAAGTACAAATGTGGACAGCATTTACAGGTTTAGTCACAGGCGATCGCGTCGTTATGGAATCCTTAGCAGCAACTCATCCTGGTGAAGATGCTACAAATCTTCCTCCTACAAATGAAGCATTAATTTGGCTCACCCAAAATCCCTTAACCCTTTCTTCGCTTCCAAGTGGTAGTCGTTGGTTATTGTGGCAAAATCTGCAAACAGCAACAGAACAAGTAGTGGTGAATCGAGACTATTCCGGGATTGTTGTGCAACCAGGGCAATCACTACAACTCCAGCTACAACAGGCTTTGAGTTGATAGGCTACTTCTATTTTGTCTATTCATAATTACAATGCTTGGATGAGACAAGGACAGTTAATAATTTGCGATCGCCACAGACTCAGCAAAAAAATATATTTGAGGGATATACCTAGCGTGCGAGTATCTAAAAAAAGGGGGGATTATCCCCAGTTATAGCTTACCAAGGCTGCGGTACAATGCAAAGAAATGTGTAAATTATGAGTAGCCGTTCCTATGATCTCACCAGAAGTAAATACTAAATCCAGCGATAAAAATTTAGAAGCAATGCGGCATTTTTCCGAACAATATGCCAAGCGCACTGGAACTTACTTCTGTTCTGAACCTTCTGTAACCGCCGTGGTAATAGAGGGACTTGCTAAACACAAAGATGAACTTGGAGCGCCTTTATGTCCCTGTCGCCACTACGAAGATAAAGAAGCAGAGGTCAACGCTGCTTTTTGGAACTGTCCTTGTGTACCAATGCGGGAACGTAAAGAGTGCCATTGTATGCTTTTCCTCACCCCAGATAATGAGTTTGCTGGCGACAAACAAGAAATTGCTTTGGAAACAATCAAACAAGTGCGCGAAAGCATGGGTTAATAGAATCAGTAAACAGTTACCAGTGAACAGTTATCAGGTATTTATCTACTGCTCACTGGTATATTTATCAAGAAATGTATTTTTTAATTAATAAAAGTAAAAATTACTGTTATTAAAAATGAGCGATAACTGATGAGTGATGACCAACCCCAGCAATTCTGGCAAGGTGTAGAACAGTTCAATACAGGAGAATTCTACGCTTGTCATGACACTCTAGAGGCTCTATGGATGGAAGCAACAGAGCCAGAGAAAACTTTTTATCAAGGAATTTTACAAATAGCAGTAGCACTGTACCATTTGGGTAATCACAATTGGCGAGGCGCAGCAATTTTGTTAGGAGAAGGTAGCAACCGCCTGCGGCGTTATCCATCTGTTTACGGCGGTATCGATGTAGATGAATTATTAGAGCAAAGTGCTGCATTATTAAGAACATTACAACAAACAGAACCAGAGAAACTAGCCACGATGAAATTAGGGGAGGCTGAAGCATTGCCTTTACCCAAAATAGTAGTAGGGACTGAAGACTAGTGGACAAACCAGACAAGGGAGAAATCATTGAAAATTTCAGGAATTTATTCTTAAACGATCTGCCCTGTGCCTTTCTTCGGTGAAACCTTGAGTTTGTGGCGAACGTCAATTATTTCAGCTAGTAGTTATTCTGGCATACTCTAGTAGTTGAGATAATTAGAATACAAGCTAAAATATTAATTCTTAAATTGCTATGATCTCTTGGTATCAATTATTTTTATTGCCAATGCGCCGCTTTGGATTAGCCTTCATGCTACCAGCTGCACTTTTTGGTGCGATCGCATTTCCCAGTCAACTACAAACTGCTACCGCCCAGACATCAGCTGGAAGTCGCCCTCTGACTATTCACTCTGATGTGCAAGAATACGACGCCAAAACACAAGTAGCAACTGCTCGCGGCAATGTACAAATGGTATATGAAGCCCGAGGAATTCAAGCAACAGCAGCCCAAGCTCAATATTTCAGCAAAGAACGCCGCATAGTTCTAAGTGGTAATGTTTATATTTTGCAAAAGGGAGGCAATAGTATTCGGGGTGAGACAGTGACATATCTGATTGATGAAGGACGATTTGTCGCCACACCCAAGAGTGGTCGTCAAGTAGAATCCATCTACATTGTCAACGACAGCCAAGTAAACCAAGCGACTACACCTGCCCCAAACACACCTCCCCTTCAGCGTTCTAATTAAATTAAGAACTGAGTAGATAGTAGAGGCGTAAAATACTGCGCTTATACAGTTAACTTATGTAGGTAGTTCTTCATAACAACCAACCCTACTTACCTTGAAGCCGCCCTTCGGGCGTCTACGCCAGTCCCCCTACCCTTACCTTAAGCCTATGAGCGCACGGCAGATGACGCCACGTGCTTTATGCCGGGAGAAGAGTCCACCGCAGTGGCTCCTTTATGCCGGGAAAGGAGTCCACCGCACTGCCTCGTCTACGTGACGGGAACCGCCAATATGAGGGCTGGACTTACCATCAACAACTAACAAAGCACACAGAACG
Above is a genomic segment from Fischerella sp. JS2 containing:
- a CDS encoding DUF58 domain-containing protein, yielding MKIIKPITNWLEIRASTPAYSGWVLTGIAICFFGAAINTMAGWLYAISGISFALLGIAAVLPPRSLFHLVVKRHPISPVTAGNDLKVELDIINPTKKPVNLLQVADVLPFILGKPQQQAIETILPQNTYRWMYYYPTQRRGIYRWETVELASGAPLGLFWCRRQRECTARVIVYPPVLNLVSCPLIDRIGQEDSRRGDPRGLPLQTANEGLVRSLRPYRIGDPMRLIHWRTSARYGELRLRELEFITAAQKTVIALDSSTKWEESSFEQAVIAAASLYVYAQKQQIQVQMWTAFTGLVTGDRVVMESLAATHPGEDATNLPPTNEALIWLTQNPLTLSSLPSGSRWLLWQNLQTATEQVVVNRDYSGIVVQPGQSLQLQLQQALS
- a CDS encoding DUF1995 family protein → MAELPNSLEDAIAQARIATQAAIADGYTRLQVELLFPELKLMEVAQQFLPMFAQYNDKLKVFFADAGGAGLARRDWTDVPFKITDIGTGRAASIDSKVQPEDEIFLFIAPGSPEVPQLEKICAVIGDRPLVMLNPFLEDAGKIGIGYAARQTRIRFLSTIESCYYLRSVYPDVALFRCYPGLWEILVENNGEYQKIAQLPQKPSGDDLDMILAKGQAATATAQGETTAAVPGKKPSVFRGLQRFIKALRN
- a CDS encoding DUF309 domain-containing protein, whose amino-acid sequence is MSDDQPQQFWQGVEQFNTGEFYACHDTLEALWMEATEPEKTFYQGILQIAVALYHLGNHNWRGAAILLGEGSNRLRRYPSVYGGIDVDELLEQSAALLRTLQQTEPEKLATMKLGEAEALPLPKIVVGTED
- a CDS encoding ferredoxin thioredoxin reductase catalytic beta subunit: MISPEVNTKSSDKNLEAMRHFSEQYAKRTGTYFCSEPSVTAVVIEGLAKHKDELGAPLCPCRHYEDKEAEVNAAFWNCPCVPMRERKECHCMLFLTPDNEFAGDKQEIALETIKQVRESMG
- a CDS encoding DUF433 domain-containing protein, which translates into the protein MSYRDIITIEPDKRGGKPCIRRMRITVYDVLGWLAVGMSHAEILEDFPELTQKDIRACLEFAADREHRLVASVGAT
- a CDS encoding LptA/OstA family protein gives rise to the protein MISWYQLFLLPMRRFGLAFMLPAALFGAIAFPSQLQTATAQTSAGSRPLTIHSDVQEYDAKTQVATARGNVQMVYEARGIQATAAQAQYFSKERRIVLSGNVYILQKGGNSIRGETVTYLIDEGRFVATPKSGRQVESIYIVNDSQVNQATTPAPNTPPLQRSN
- the typA gene encoding translational GTPase TypA produces the protein MTLPIRNVAIIAHVDHGKTTLVDALLKQSGIFREGEDVPDCVMDSNALERERGITILSKNTAVKYKETLINIVDTPGHADFGGEVERVLGMVDGCILIVDANEGPMPQTRFVLKKALEKGLRPIVVVNKIDRPQADPYGAIDKVLDLFLELGADEDQCDFPYLFASGLSGYAKNDLDDEPKDMQPLFDAILRHVPPPVGDVNKPLQLQVTTLDYSEYLGRIVIGRIHNGTIRMGQQAALVTESGNIVKGKITKLMGFEGLKRVEMEEASAGYIVAVAGFADANIGETITDPNEPQALPLIKVDEPTLQMTFWVNDSPFAGQEGKLVTSRQVRDRLFRELETNVALRVEETDSPDKFLVSGRGELHLGILIETMRREGYEFQVSQPQVIYREVNGQPCEPYELLVLDVPEDGVGSCIERLGQRRGEMQDMQVGGNGRTQLEFVIPARGLIGFRGEFMRMTRGEGIMNHSFLDYRPLSGDIEARNKGVLIAFEEGVSTFYAMKNAEDRGVFFITPGTKVYKGMIVGEHNRPQDLELNVCKTKQLTNHRAASGDELVQLQAPVEMSLERALEYIGPDELVEVTPKSIRLRKMAKKLAKR
- a CDS encoding Uma2 family endonuclease, which encodes MLSQTTTRRFTLDEYHRLIELGFFHEDERVELIRGELVQMVAKGTAHTTCCSNLIRELAQLVAGKAELRCQDPITLPSDSEPEPDFAIVRSTPDNYLSAHPTPADIFLVIEIADSSLDYDRDVKMPLYAEAEISHYWIFNVVTNQLEAYSEPYKDSQNNFGYRFKRIFLANQSVELSIASPPLLDLSAVFPHKIS
- a CDS encoding HD domain-containing protein: MLSERFTQALTYATQLHANQVRKGSGVPYIAHLLGVASIALEYGANEDEAIAALLHDAVEDQGGAATREEIRRRFGDNVTAIVNGCTDADTTPKPPWRERKEAYIAHIPTASSSVLLVSAADKLHNAQSILKDYRILGASLWQRFQGGKAGTLWYYRALVTAFYQTGSSPIFAELERVVSELERLVVKDER